A window of Phragmites australis chromosome 15, lpPhrAust1.1, whole genome shotgun sequence genomic DNA:
CCTCACTTGGAAGATTGCATCGGTGATTTTCCCACGCCAGAAGAATTGGTGAATCTTGATGAAGACTTTTTAGCCAAGCATTGTAATCTTGGATATCGAGCAAAGCGAATTGTAATGCTTGTGCGCAGCATTGTAGAAGGAAAGGTATGTCTACAGAAACTTGAAGAGATGCGTAAAATGTCTGTACCAGCTGCTGAAGAGGTATCCACGATCCCATCACCCTATGAAAGACTGAATAAAGAGTTGTCCACTATCTCTGGATTTGGCCCTTTCACTCGTGCCAATGTGCTCATGTGCATGGGGTTTTTCCACACGATTCCTGCTGATACCGAGACAATTAGGCATTTGAAGCAGGTATTTTCCCTCTCCTGGAACCTTGCATTTGAGATTTCATAGTTGATGAATTTCAGTATGCCGTGTACTATATCTGAAATTTATTGCAGATTCATAAAAGAGCAAGTACCATCAGTTCTGTTCATGAGGAATTAGATAAACTCTACGGCAAGTATGCGCCATTCCAGTTCTTGGCATACTGGTACATCCTGTTCTGATACTCTGTAGAGCTTTGGTTAGCATGTGTCTGACATGCTGACACTGTTCCCTGTTATTTGGTCTGAAACAGGTTCGAGTTATGGGGCTTCTACGACAAGCAATTTGGGAAGATTCGTGAGATGGAACCATCCAACTACAGGCTATTTACTGCAAGCCACTTGAAGAATACTCGCAAGGAAAAAAAACCACTTGAAGAAAGCAGCGGTGGATAGTTAGCAATGCAGGCATGGCTCGTGAGaattattttcttttgcaaaCAGGATCAGGACAAAATCGTTGCTGTTTAGTGTGATCGTTGTAGTTGCTGATTGTTCTATTTATTGGCACGATCCAGTGTAAGAAAAAGTTGGTTTTCAATCTTCGCGCTGCTTCTACAATGATAACAAAGTCCTGAAAGTTTCTGAGTTAGTAGCATTTTCAGAGGGAAACGTGTTCCCAGCTGCTTCTAATGTTTTGCGGTCGACATTACAAAGTCTCGCAAAAGAAATGGAAATGAAAGGCAGATTTTGACAAAACAATAGTGATGAGAATATTAGCATCTGGCAACAAACTACCTCAGCATATAGCTATATATCGGGAGTTCGTGACTGACCGCTGGCCGCAagcaagaaaaagaattgcTGCGAAGCCATTTAAGACTATTGCAATTGTAAATGAGAACACAGGTTTTGCGTAGATTGCCAAACGCCAGCATGTTTGATTGGAGATAACATTTACTGGAACAAGGAGCACAAAACAACTACAGATCTAGTGCTTTGTCTATAGGCCTGTTTATTTTAACTTACAGATTGgttagattgtaaaagctgaactGTACAATTCAGTTTtcagattgtaacaattcagcAATCCACTTTCTATCAGCTTGATGATACAATCTAACTTTTATAATTCAGCTTTCACAATCTAACTTTTACAATATGCAAACTACTTTTCACAATCCACAGCTAAAATAAACGGACCTATGTTGTAGTTTAAGCTGCactattccttttttttctcttgaacGGGGGTTCAAGCTGTATTCTCAGGGTACAAGTTCTAAATATGGATTATGAATGAATTTATACATAAAGAGACGTCAAAAGACTGCTTTACATTCATGCTTGGAACATTTATCAGTCCCCACCTCCCCGGTCAGTGGACTTCGCACGGTCATCCCTTCTTTTGGTACAAGATTGATCCAATTATAACCGCAATTCCAGTTATTGCAATTGTCAAGAGCAGTTGTGTGCGATGTGAAGCATGGGCGGTAGGTCGTACTGGATGCTCCGCTGCTGCCACCGGAGCACGCTCTTCTTCCAGCATAGTTCTGTCACTGAAATTCATATCCTCACAAGGTAAGCTTGATTTTCTAACAATATCTTATTTATTAGTTGTTACTTGCTACAGCAATAGACACATTTTATGTCCAGCCGAACAATGTACATGCAAATGATACTTTAAGCATGGGACGAAGGAATCACTAAACTAGCATAACGCATATGACTTACTTATTTTGCTAAAACCGAAGTTATTAACATCACCAATCTAGCTAGAAGTTGTCTTGAAGATTAAATGAAATGGAAGGAACCATTTAGAAGGTTACCTTGAAAGTTCTGTAGCAGCATTTGAGTTCGTATGGAACTGGAGTTCATGTCCAATCCATTCACGAAGTCTGATGTACTTCCTGCAAATTTGACAATATTCTGTTCGATTTCCACATACATCCTGTACCACATAACCATCATAATTAGAATTTAAAACATAGAGAACTGTATTTGAAATTAGCTTTCAAAGTAAGAGCTTAGGATGTGAGATATATCCATACCTGATGCTCAAAAAGATCGATTGCGGGCAGTTCAAACTCACAGTATTGGCATGCGAGCATCCTCTGTGGGCATTGTATGCCTGTATGAAGATCCCATAGCTCACGTTCTACACTGCGTTTGCAAAGTGAGCAATTCACCTGTATCCGTAATATGATTAGTGGCGCAGATGCTTAAATTAGTAAATTCAAAGATGGTAAAATCTAGGAAGGTGTATATCTATTGCCATCTCTTCATTTGTTCATATTAACTCGGTGTTAAAGAAGACACTTTCTTCACGTTAACTTAGAGGTTACGGAAAACAATGCTGCCTGCCACATTCataattgtaaaacaaaatgtATCTTTTGCTGTAATCTGATTATAACATATGCATTTATGTAATGTTGCAGATTAATTTAGGTCAGAAGGAACTGAACAGTGATGCAAGTTTCTGTGTTTCTTAATGTAAGACTTAACTTCCGCAGTACTATGAACAGACAGTGAAAATAATTAGGAAACTCTAAACAACACAGTTCAGAGAAGCTTGCAATTTGGAAACGTACCGGAGCATGGTTTTCGTCGTAGTGTTCATCCATAAGCTTCCTTGGAACCATATCTCCGCAATGTTCGCACTTTTGAAGGTTTCGAGCACAGTGCACACTGTGCAATGCAATGTTTGAAGATGGAATTTCCCGGTGACTATAGAATATACAGAGAACTATAGTTAATAATCGACATCCAAAATTCCAGCTGACTAAAGAATACGAAGATAACTACAGTTAATAACCCACATCCGCAAATCATGTCCCGTACACCGTGCTAATCATACCAATACCTGATATGCTACCTATGTAAGAAGTCATTAATTGGATAAAACTGGACAAAGTAATGTACATGCGACCGATTGTTCTACAATTAGCACAAGGCCTTCCACAAGGCAAAGGTACCATGTGGCATGTTTTTTACATATAACCACAAAGTAAGCCTGAAATACCCCTAAAAAACAAGCGGCGACGCAAATAAACGAATCATTAGTGTAAATATGTAGCAATTCGTGATCCCAGACCTATCCTGTTATCATCGCACACAAGGAATCAATTTGCGGCGGTACGGGAGAGActgggaggaagaagacaggAGAAGGGCGCGTTACCAGTGCGCGCAGGTGGAGGTGGTGACGGCGGGGTCGGAGTCCGTGGCCGCCATGGCTTGCTATTCCAGACAGATCAACCACCACCGAGATCCAAGTCTCGCCGTCCGAGCCGAGCTGCCAATCGAGACCGCGTCCAGTCGCGGGCTCTGGCCTGGTCGTCGAAGGGGGCGACGAGCGGAGGCGGGTTTGGTGGGGAAGGCGGAAGGGTGGACGGAGAGTAGGGGGATTAGAGAAGGTCGAAACGGAAGAGGTTTTCCCGAGCCGAAGAAGATACGAGCAGCGAGGGGACTCCTCTGTTTCGGGTCGGAATCGGAAACGAGGTGCTCGTCGAGCGTGCCACGTGGCTTGGCGAGCGAGCAGCGAGAGATGGTTACCAGCACGGAACACGGATATGTTGTTGCAATTCAACTTGAATTTAGATGTTCGATTTAGTATACAATTTAAATATTTGAAATACAAATCGAAATTCAATATGACGTGTCGAAATTCGATTCGGATTCATATTCAATTcgaaaaaaaaggaacaagagTGTAGCGCTGACCGGCGGGCCGCCGGGGCCCACCTGTCCGTTTCTATTGAATGCTTGGTCGGGGACATGATCGATTTGGGCTGGAGATGATGCGGCTAATGGGCTGATTTGTTGCAGCCGAACGGATGTTTTGCTCGCCTTGTGGGCGTTAATGGGCCGTATGTGATGATGCTCCAAGTAGGCAGGCTTCCATGGGCTCTCGGCccgttctttttcttctctactTTTCCTCACTGCCAGCAGAGcaatttttcttcctttttcttttatttttgaggaGAAGCGGAGCTTTATTGTTGCACAATTTGTCATTATATTACAAGCCTCGCTAAACCTTTTTTCGTTTTCAGAACGGGGCATCCCGAATTTCCTCGCCGAAGCAACGAAATTGCAAAGGTATGGTTCCACCACGGTCAAACATAGCAAAATAAACGACACTAGAACAGATAAACCAAGACTCAGACAGACCTACTGAACATCCATAAGAGGGGACTTCTAGCCAGCTTGAAAACACGACCCACTCAGTTGCCTGACACCAACAAGAACATCATCAACAGAGGACAAGAGGAATTTTATTTTAGTGATAAACGATGTATCTATTGATAACGAGATATATGCAATAACTT
This region includes:
- the LOC133893183 gene encoding uncharacterized protein LOC133893183; the protein is MAATDSDPAVTTSTCAHCHREIPSSNIALHSVHCARNLQKCEHCGDMVPRKLMDEHYDENHAPVNCSLCKRSVERELWDLHTGIQCPQRMLACQYCEFELPAIDLFEHQDVCGNRTEYCQICRKYIRLREWIGHELQFHTNSNAATELSSDRTMLEEERAPVAAAEHPVRPTAHASHRTQLLLTIAITGIAVIIGSILYQKKG